The window AAAAACTTCTTGAGGTGGGAAAGATATGTCCAGAAAAATAACGATTGCCGTACTGACTGTGCTGTTCGTGGCGGCAGCTACCATCATGTTTCACCGAGCCGACGAAAAAAAAGATGTAAAGATCGGCGTCTCCATTGGCGTCGGCAACGCCATCCGCTGGGAAAATGAAAAAAGATACATGGAGGCGCGCGCGAAAGAGCTAGGCGCTAATATAGAGGTGCGCCTTAACAAGACAAACACGCCAAAGACACAGCAGGAAGACTGCCGGGAGATGATAGACAAAGGTATCGACGTACTGATACTGACACCGCGAAGCGTCGCCAATGTAGATAATATTCTGGAGTACGCGAAAAGCAAGAATGTCCCGGTAATATGTTATGCGCGCGTGGTGCTTGGGAAAAAAATTGACCTTTTCGTCGGCTATGACAGCGCACGCATCGGTCAAAAGATGGGGCAGTATATATCTGAGGCGGTATATAAAGGCGATTATATCCTTCTGCGCGGCGATTCAGGCGATAATAACGCGGCACTGCTATATGAGGGAGCGATGCGTTACATATCACAAATTAGAAGCGACATAAATATCATCCTCGACTGCGCCGTCCCAGGTTGGTCTCCCTCAGAGGCCAAGCGAATTGTTAAGGAGGCCATATCCGCCAACGGTAACAGGATCGATGCGATCCTGTCCCCTAACGACAAAATAGCCGAGGCCTGCGCCGAAGCACTTGAAGAACTGGGGATCAAAAATCATGTCGCCATCACAGGCATGGACGCCGAACTGGAAGCGGTAAGACGCATTGTCAAAGGCAGGCAGGACGTCACCTTTTACATGGACCTCAAAGAATTGTCCGCCACGGCGGTCAATGAAGCTTTTCATATGGCGAGGGGAGAAAAGGTGAACGTAAACGCTGACTTCGACAACCACAGTGGCGGCACTGTACCCTCAAATCTAATAACCGGTCAGCTTGTCACTAAAGAAAACCTCAACAAAGTCCTCATCGACAGCGGTTATTTTACAAAAGAAGAAGTTTACGGAAAATAGCGAAAAGCGACATAGGACACTTTACTGTAAAGATGCAAACCTGGCGGCACTGGTATCCCCGAGAGCTGATCTGTACCGACTGCAAAGTGCCGGCAATAGAAGGAACCATCAACATGGAGCCGCCGGTCTGCAGGGACGTCGCCGCGGCGGTCGTTTAGATAAAAAACACGGTAAATATCCTGTTCTGTAAAAATAAATCTCACCCCATTTTTTATAATCAGCTGTGTTATGTTAATATTTAACACGTAAAGAACGCCGTGAAGGAGAATCATCTATGTCTGCAGAAACTGTCGTCTTCGGAACCGTATTTATGGACTGCAAGGGCTTTGCCGCTTACCGCTATGACCCATTGGGGAGAAATGTCGGCTCGGTGAGATTTATCCACGGCGGGGTCGGACGCAACGTCGCGGAGGACATGGCGGCCATCGGCGCAAAGGTCTCGTTCGTCTCCTCAGTCGACGGCAACGGACTCGGCATCGAGGTGCTCAACAGGCTGAAAGATGAGGGTATCGACGTCACCCATGTGCGGCGAGCCGCCTCTTCCGGCATGGGGTTATGGCTTGCGGTCATGGACCAGAACGGAGATCTTGCCGCCTCCATCTCGCAGATGCCTGACCTCTCCATTA is drawn from Cloacibacillus porcorum and contains these coding sequences:
- a CDS encoding sugar ABC transporter substrate-binding protein gives rise to the protein MSRKITIAVLTVLFVAAATIMFHRADEKKDVKIGVSIGVGNAIRWENEKRYMEARAKELGANIEVRLNKTNTPKTQQEDCREMIDKGIDVLILTPRSVANVDNILEYAKSKNVPVICYARVVLGKKIDLFVGYDSARIGQKMGQYISEAVYKGDYILLRGDSGDNNAALLYEGAMRYISQIRSDINIILDCAVPGWSPSEAKRIVKEAISANGNRIDAILSPNDKIAEACAEALEELGIKNHVAITGMDAELEAVRRIVKGRQDVTFYMDLKELSATAVNEAFHMARGEKVNVNADFDNHSGGTVPSNLITGQLVTKENLNKVLIDSGYFTKEEVYGK